The following DNA comes from Streptomyces globosus.
CCGGCCGCGCCGCCGCTGGAGCCGGCACGGGTGGCCGTACCGCGGCCGGAGGCGCCCGCCGCGCCCCCCGCCGCCCCGGCCCGGATGCAGGCGCCGGCGCAGACGGGCCCGTACACCGACCCCCGCCTCCCGGCGCCCGCCGTACCGGAGCCCCGGGAACCGGCCCGCCCCGCGCCGGAGCCGGCCCGCGCCGCCGGGCCCCCGCTCCCCGGCGGCCCCGCTCCGGCCGCCGCGCCCGCCGCTGCCCCGTGGCGGGTACCGCCCGGCGCCCCGGCCCCTGCCCCGGCCCCGGCCCCCTGGCCCGTACCCCCCGGCCCCGACGCCGCGGGCGTGCCCGTACCGGCCGGGCGGGCCGCGGCCGCGGCCGGGCGGCCGCCGCTGCCCCGCCGGCGCGCCCAGTCACACCTCGCGCCCGGACTGCGCGACACCCCCGCACCGGCCCGCCCGCCCGCACCCGATCAGCCCGTCCACGACCCGCACCTGATGGCCGCCTTCCAACGCGGCTTCGGCCTCGCCCAGGCGGACGGCGAGACGTGACCCCCACCCCCACCCCGACGCCGGAACCCGGCCCCGGACCCAGCAAGGAGCGCACCACCATGGGCGGCGACACCGCAACGGCGACCAGCCGGCTCTCGGACCTCGACTGGCTGCTCAGCGGACTCGTGCAGCGCGTCCCCTACACCCGCAGCGCCGTGCTGCTGACCCGCGACGGCCTCGTCACCTGCCTCCACGGCCTCGACGCGGACGCCGCCGACCACCTGGCTGCCCTCGCCTCCGGCCTGTACTCCCTCGGCCGCAGCGCCGGAGCCAGGTTCGGGGACGGCGCCGAGGTGCGGCAGGTCGTCGTCGAACTCGACACCGCCCTCGTGTTCGTCTCGGCCGCCGGATCCGGGACCTGCCTCGCCGTCCTCGCCGACCGCGAAGCCGACGCCGGCGTCCTCGGCTACGAGATGGCCATGCTCGTCAAGAGCGTCCGCCCCTACCTGGCGGCCCCGCCCCGGCGGCCCGCCGCCGCAGCGGAGTGATCCGGGCCCGCGCCGTGCCCGGCAAGGGGGGCCCGCGCGAGCCGGCGCCCTGGCTCGACGACTCCGCGGGGCGGGTCGTACGCCCGTACACGGCCAGCGGCGGCCGCACCCGCCCGGCCGTCGCCCTCGACCTGCTCTCCTCGCTGACCGCGACCGGGGCGCGGCCCCGCGCCCCGCTCGGGGCCGAGCACAGCGCCGCCCTGCGCCTCTGCGCGGGCGCCGCGGCCGTCACCGTCGCCGAGGTCGCCGGGCAGCTGCGGCTCCCCGCGGCGGTGGCGAAGGTCCTCCTGTCCGACCTGGTCGAAGCCGGGGCCGTCACGGCGTCCGCGCCGTGCTTCCCCGGCGGGGGCGGGCCGTGCGCCGCCGCCGACGACCAGACCCTCCTGCAGGCGGTGCTCGATGGCCTACGCCGCCGGCTGTGACACCCGCGGCACCGCCGCCACCGCCCGGGCCGCGACGCTGAAGATCCTCGTCGCGGGCGGCTTCGGCGCGGGCAAGACGACCTTCGTCGGCGCGGTCAGCGAGATCCCGCCGCTGTGCACCGAGGAACTCCTCAGCGGCATCGGCGCGGACGCCGACCCCCTCGACGGCGTCGACGCGAAGACGGCCACGACCGTCGCCCTCGACTTCGGCCGGATCAGCCTGGACACGGGCCACGTCCTCTACCTCTTCGGCACGCCCGGACAGGAGCGCTTCTGGTTCCTGTGGGAGGAGCTGTGCGCCGGGGCACTCGGGGCGGTCGTCCTCGCCGACACCCGCCGCCTCGCCGACTGCTTCCCCGCCGTCGACTTCTTCGAACGCCGAGGCATCGCGTTCGTCGTCGCCGTCAACGAGTTCGACGGCGGCCACCGCTACACCGCCGCGGAGGTCCGCGAAGCGGTCGGGCTCCCGCCCGGCGTGCCCGTCGTCCACTGCGACGCCCGGCTCACGGCCTCCGCGACGGCCGTCCTGGCCGAGCTCGTCCACCACCTGCTGTCCACGGCCGCACCGGCCGTGCCCGCCCAGCCCACGGATCGGGGGGAACCGACGTGACCCACTACGAGTCGACCGGACACCTGCTGCTCACACCCGTCGACCGGGAGGCGCCCGCCCGCGCCGTCCGGCTGCGCGAACTGGGCCTCGGCGAGCGGGCCGACGGCGAACTCGACGCCTTCGCGCGGCACATCGCCGAGGAGCTGCGCGCCCCGTACACCGGCGTCAACTTCGTCGGCGAGGAACGCCAGTTCTTCGCCGGCCTGCACCACGTCCCCGGCGCGCCCGCGAGCGGCTACCCGGCCCGGGTGCTGCCCCGCGACCGCGGCTACTGCCCGCACGTCGTCGTACGGGGCCGGGCCCTCGTCCTGGAGGACGTACGGGACTTCGCCCGGTTCGCAGGCAACGCCGTCGTCGACGAGAGCGGCGTACGCAGCTACGCCGGAGCCCCGCTCACGGACCGCGGCGGCATGGTGCTCGGCACGGTGTGCGCGGTGGACACCGAGCCCCGCAAGTGGGGCACCGAGGGCCTCGCGGGCATCAAGGCGCTGGCCGCGGAACTCGGCGGGATCCTCCACGCCCGCGAGTCCGCCCGCCGCGCCGGCTGACCCGCCCGGGGCCGGGCGGCGGGCGGCAGCCCGCAGCAGGCGCTACGGTCGACCGCAGCGCCCCGACGGTGCCGGAAGGAGGGCTCGCCATGGCCGTGACCGCCGAGGACGTCCGTACGGTCGCGCTGTCGCTCCCCGACAGCAGTGAGAAGCCCGCCTGGGGCATGCCCGCCTTCCGGGTCGGCGGGCGGATCTTCGCCGCCCTCGGGGACGACGACGCCTCGATGGGCGTGAAGTGCCCCAGGGAGGACCGGGCGGAGCTCATCGCGGCCGAGCCGGAGAAGTTCTTCCTCCGGGCCGGCCACGACGACGGCTACACCTGGCTCCGCGTCCGCCTCGGGGCCGTCGAGGACGTGGCCGAACTGCGGGCGATCCTCGCCGACTCCTGGCTCCAGGCGGCCCCGCGGCGGCTCGCCGCGGCGCACCCCGAGGTCGCCCGCCGGTGACCCGCCGCCTCAGCGCAGGAAGGCGGTGATCCGCTCGCGCAGCGAGCGGGCGTCCAGGCCGTGCGCCGCCGTGTGCTCGTCGACCGTGCCGTAGCGGCGCAGCTCCGCCCGGCCCACGCCCAGCCCCAGCACCCGGTGCGGTACGTCGACCAGGGCCTCGGCCGCGGCTCCCGCGGAGGTGCCCGCCAGGTACGGCTCGACCAGCACGACGTCGGCCGCGGCCCGGCCGGCCGCCGTGCGCAGCGCGGCCCCGTCGAAGGGCCGGACCGTCGCCGCGTACAGGACCGTCACGTCCAGGCCCTCCGTCGCGGCGAGGACGTTGTCCAGCATCGGGCCGACCGCGACGACCACCCCCGAGCCGCCCTCCCGGACGGTCTCCGTCCGCAGCCCGTCCACGGGGCGCGGCGCCCCGTTCGACAGCGCCGAGAGCCGGACGTACACCCTGTCGTCGCCGGCGGCGTACGCGTGCCGCAGCAGCGCCTCCGCCTCGTCGGGATGGCCCGGCACGTGCACCGTCCAGCCGTCCAG
Coding sequences within:
- a CDS encoding roadblock/LC7 domain-containing protein, with amino-acid sequence MGGDTATATSRLSDLDWLLSGLVQRVPYTRSAVLLTRDGLVTCLHGLDADAADHLAALASGLYSLGRSAGARFGDGAEVRQVVVELDTALVFVSAAGSGTCLAVLADREADAGVLGYEMAMLVKSVRPYLAAPPRRPAAAAE
- a CDS encoding GTP-binding protein, encoding MAYAAGCDTRGTAATARAATLKILVAGGFGAGKTTFVGAVSEIPPLCTEELLSGIGADADPLDGVDAKTATTVALDFGRISLDTGHVLYLFGTPGQERFWFLWEELCAGALGAVVLADTRRLADCFPAVDFFERRGIAFVVAVNEFDGGHRYTAAEVREAVGLPPGVPVVHCDARLTASATAVLAELVHHLLSTAAPAVPAQPTDRGEPT
- a CDS encoding MmcQ/YjbR family DNA-binding protein; its protein translation is MAVTAEDVRTVALSLPDSSEKPAWGMPAFRVGGRIFAALGDDDASMGVKCPREDRAELIAAEPEKFFLRAGHDDGYTWLRVRLGAVEDVAELRAILADSWLQAAPRRLAAAHPEVARR
- a CDS encoding transketolase family protein, encoding MDTMRERFVSVTSQLLDEDPRLALVLAEITMDGFRPARERHPDRVLNVGIREQLLVGVGGGLALTGLRPIMHTFASFLVERPFEQVKLDFGHQGTGGVLVSAAASYDWPAGGFTHMAPGDVALLDTLDGWTVHVPGHPDEAEALLRHAYAAGDDRVYVRLSALSNGAPRPVDGLRTETVREGGSGVVVAVGPMLDNVLAATEGLDVTVLYAATVRPFDGAALRTAAGRAAADVVLVEPYLAGTSAGAAAEALVDVPHRVLGLGVGRAELRRYGTVDEHTAAHGLDARSLRERITAFLR
- a CDS encoding GAF domain-containing protein: MTHYESTGHLLLTPVDREAPARAVRLRELGLGERADGELDAFARHIAEELRAPYTGVNFVGEERQFFAGLHHVPGAPASGYPARVLPRDRGYCPHVVVRGRALVLEDVRDFARFAGNAVVDESGVRSYAGAPLTDRGGMVLGTVCAVDTEPRKWGTEGLAGIKALAAELGGILHARESARRAG
- a CDS encoding DUF742 domain-containing protein, which gives rise to MPGKGGPREPAPWLDDSAGRVVRPYTASGGRTRPAVALDLLSSLTATGARPRAPLGAEHSAALRLCAGAAAVTVAEVAGQLRLPAAVAKVLLSDLVEAGAVTASAPCFPGGGGPCAAADDQTLLQAVLDGLRRRL